A part of Biomphalaria glabrata chromosome 3, xgBioGlab47.1, whole genome shotgun sequence genomic DNA contains:
- the LOC129925113 gene encoding sodium/potassium/calcium exchanger 1-like encodes MTLAQEEEGETERKTLAQEEEGETERKTLAQEEEVEVERKTLAQEGEVERKTLAQEGEVERKTLAQEGEVERKTLAQEGEVERKTLAQEGETERKTLAQEGETERKTLAQEGETERKTLAQEGEVERKTLAQEGEVERKTLAQEGDTERKTLAQEGETERKTLAQEGEVERKTLAQEGEVERKTLAQEGEVERKTLAQEGEVERKTLAQEGDTERKTLAQEGETERKTLAQEGEVERKTLAQEGEVERKTLAQEGEVERKTLAQEEEGETERKTLAQEGEVERKTLAQEGEVERKTLAQEGEVERKTLAQEEEGETERKTLAQEEEGETERKTLAQEEEVEVERKTLAQEGEVERKTLAQEEEVEVERKTLAQEEEVEVERKTLAQEEEVEVERKTLAQEGDVERKTLAQEEEVEVERKTLAQEGEVERKTLAQEEEGETERKTLAQEKEGETERKTLAQEGEVERKTLAQEEEIRKTLAQEEAIRKTLAH; translated from the coding sequence ATGACATTAGCCCAAGAGGAGGAGGGAGAGACGGAGAGGAAGACATTAGCCCAAGAGGAGGAGGGAGAGACGGAGAGGAAGACATTAGCCCAAGAGGAGGAGGTAGAGGTGGAGAGGAAGACATTAGCTCAAGAGGGAGAGGTGGAGAGGAAGACATTAGCACAAGAGGGAGAGGTGGAGAGGAAGACATTAGCCCAAGAGGGAGAGGTGGAGAGGAAGACATTAGCACAAGAGGGAGAGGTGGAGAGGAAGACATTAGCCCAAGAGGGAGAGACGGAGAGGAAGACATTAGCACAAGAGGGAGAGACGGAGAGGAAGACATTAGCACAAGAGGGAGAGACGGAGAGGAAGACATTAGCACAAGAGGGAGAGGTGGAGAGGAAGACATTAGCCCAAGAGGGAGAGGTGGAGAGGAAGACATTAGCACAAGAGGGAGATACGGAGAGGAAGACATTAGCCCAAGAGGGAGAGACGGAGAGGAAGACATTAGCACAAGAGGGAGAGGTGGAGAGGAAGACATTAGCCCAAGAGGGAGAGGTGGAGAGGAAGACATTAGCACAAGAGGGAGAGGTGGAGAGGAAGACATTAGCCCAAGAGGGAGAGGTGGAGAGGAAGACATTAGCACAAGAGGGAGATACGGAGAGGAAGACATTAGCCCAAGAGGGAGAGACGGAGAGGAAGACATTAGCACAAGAGGGAGAGGTGGAGAGGAAGACATTAGCCCAAGAGGGAGAGGTGGAGAGGAAGACATTAGCACAAGAGGGAGAGGTGGAGAGGAAGACATTAGCCCAAGAGGAGGAGGGAGAGACGGAGAGGAAGACATTAGCACAAGAGGGAGAGGTGGAGAGGAAGACATTAGCTCAAGAGGGAGAGGTGGAGAGGAAGACATTAGCACAAGAGGGAGAGGTGGAGAGGAAGACATTAGCCCAAGAGGAGGAGGGAGAGACGGAGAGGAAGACATTAGCCCAAGAGGAGGAGGGAGAGACGGAGAGGAAGACATTAGCCCAAGAGGAGGAGGTAGAGGTGGAGAGGAAGACATTAGCACAAGAGGGAGAGGTGGAGAGGAAGACATTAGCCCAAGAGGAGGAGGTAGAGGTGGAGAGGAAGACATTAGCCCAAGAGGAGGAGGTAGAGGTGGAGAGGAAGACATTAGCCCAAGAGGAGGAGGTAGAGGTGGAGAGGAAGACATTAGCTCAAGAGGGAGATGTGGAGAGGAAGACATTAGCCCAAGAGGAGGAGGTAGAGGTGGAGAGGAAGACATTAGCTCAAGAGGGAGAGGTGGAGAGGAAGACATTAGCCCAAGAGGAGGAGGGAGAGACGGAGAGGAAGACATTAGCCcaagagaaggagggagagacgGAGAGGAAGACATTAGCTCAAGAGGGAGAGGTGGAGAGGAAGACATTAGCTCAAGAGGAGGAGATAAGGAAAACATTAGCACAAGAGGAGGCGATAAGGAAGACATTAGCCCATTAG
- the LOC129924922 gene encoding uncharacterized protein LOC129924922 has product MASGTRSKADSDMRQKLAELKDFAATIFDDEAERKEYVRAQFEALRRKEDEKEEKRKEDEKEEKRKEDEKEEKRKEKEDEKEERRLAREHELAMKERDNEIAIAKEREKKEAEIAIAKERERKEAEIAIAKEVTEREREKEQQITAREKIAADKENEAARQASSESRSASPASFQSSLNGLPHMPMEHFDDKTENIEVYLVRFEEVARFYGLPEEKWCFRLSQCLRGKAYEVYSKLPSGRREDYPALKQALLVQFELTAEAYHKKFRSSRLERRETYGNLCERLDKYLIRWHALSQLPETFDGLACLVLSEQLLECMSPEVRVYVKEQQATAPADIASAADRYLNARKDLKGKATATDQQTDQPTSPAQSNLAPKTPQHNQAPGRQSAPHNYNNRPNYQSRYNQPNYSQRDLRHSARDSRPTPQRQQQAPRTLSTVTPVSQPSAIDPSDQPEEDTYFVSTMAVVPQPTAIDLGQPELPPVLPHPISSPPGVENILANGVEVLGLYDSGCSFGAVINKTLIDPSDLTGGTVTIQSIDRGTPPQVLPVARVHVECRYVHGTIDAAVMDTPVYDFILGSKYVPLGVVNKPYFSLPVGRSTKQKRGSDQLVGSPGRHTHPPGPDSSAKLKPLRPGIDTARKSRVKSYTRAREGQPDPGYSAKIMRPSPDIDSVRMPRGKMNPCSRGLTSFHGSSATIQNQPSSDIDSVRMPRDKMNPCSRGLTPLHGSSATIPNQPSPGIDSVRKSRGKPNPRARENSSHPGSSATTQYLPFPGINRVRKPRCKPDYRTRGDVLQQNSTFFIRPLFPDIDRVRRYRGKLTTYSREEAPHSGFGGKPQRAHVPWAPRLSPNHAPQSAPGRNYHSSNRPIYSPKQPQLFHPGDYIFRDGK; this is encoded by the coding sequence atggccagcggcacacgctcgaaagcggactctgacatgagGCAGAAACTAGCTGAATTGAAGGACTTCGCAGCCACCATATTTGACGATGAAGCAGAACGGAAAGAATATGTGAGAGCACAATTTGAGGCGCTCAGaagaaaggaagacgaaaaggaagaaaaaagaaaggaagacgaaaaggaagaaaaaagaaaggaagatgaaaaggaagaaaaaagaaaggagaaGGAAGacgaaaaagaagaaagaagattagcaagggagcatgaGCTAGCAATGAAGGAAAGGGATAATGAAATAGCtatagctaaagaaagagaaaaaaaggaagctgaaatagctattgctaaagaaagagaaagaaaggaagctgaaatagctattgctaaagaagtcacagagcgagaaagagaaaaagagcaacaaattacagcgagagaaaagatagccgcggacaaagagaacgaggccgcccgccaggCTTCGTCCGAGTCTCGCTCGGCTAGCCCAGCATCCTTTCAAAGTTCCTTGAACGGCCTgccccacatgccaatggagcacttcgacgacaagacagagaacatcgaagtttatcttgtccgttttgaggaagtagcacgcttctacggtctgccagaggagaaatggtgcttccggctatcccaatgcctccgaggcaaagcctacgaggtttactccaaacttccctccggccGGCGAGAGGACTACCcagccctcaaacaggcgctactcgtccagttcgagttgaccgccgaggcctaccacaaaaagttcagaagttcccgcctcgaacgcagagagacctacggtaacctctgcgaaaggctggacaagtaccttatcaggtggcacgctctcagccaattgccagagacttttgatggcctagcatgcctcgtactctctgagcagctgttagagtgcatgtccccagaggtcagggtttatgtcaaggagcaacaagcaacagctcccgctgacatagcttccgccgctgaccggtacttgaacgctcgtaaggacttaaaaggcaaagcaaccgcgacagaccagcaaacagaccaaccaACCTCTCCGGCTCAATCCAACCTTGCTCCTAAAACTCCCCAGCACAACCAGGCACCAGGCCGGCAATCAGCCCCTCATAACTACAATAACCGCCCCAACTATCAGTCTCGCTATAACCAGCCCaactactctcagcgtgacttacgtcatagcgcgcgtgacagtagacccactccacaacggcagcagcaggccccacggaccctatctacggtgacgccagtctctcaaccctccgcgatcgatccttctgaccaaccggaggaggacacatacttcgtctccacgatggccgtggttcctcaacccactgccattgatctcggccaaccagaactcccaccggtgctacctcaccccatctcttctcctccgggagtagagaacattctggCTAACGGTGTCGAAGTTTTGGGCCTATACGACTCAGGCTGTTCGTTCGGCGCGGTTATCAATAAgacgctgattgacccatcggatctcactggtggaacagtgacaatccagtccatagaccgtggcactcctccgcaggttctacctgtcgcgagggtgcacgtggagtgcagatacgtacatggcaccatcgacgccgccgtcatggacacgccagtgtatgacttcattctaggctccaaatatgtccctcttggagtagtcaataaaccatacttctctctgcccgtcggcagatcgacgaagcagaaacgtggAAGCGACCAgctggttggaagccctggtcgccacactcACCCGCCcggtcccgactcatcagcgaagctcaaacccctccgccctggcattgacactgccaggaagtcacgagttaagtcgtatacccgcgctcgtgagggtcaacctgacccaggctactcagccaaaatcaTGCGTCCCTCccctgacattgacagtgtcaggatgccccgaggtaagatgaacccttgctctcgtggactcacgTCTtttcatggctcctcagccaccattcaaaATCAACCctcctctgacattgacagtgtcagaatgccccgagataagatgaacccttgctctcgtggactcactcctcttcatggctcctcagccaccattccgaatcaaccttcccctggcattgatagtgtcaggaagtcacggggtaagccgaaccctcgcgctcgtgaaaactCTTCTCAccctggctcctcagccaccactcAATATCTACCTTTCCCTGGCATTaaccgtgtcaggaagccacgatgtaagccagattatcgcactcgtggggacgttctccagcagaactccacattctttatcaggccactcttccctgacattgatcgtgtcagacgataccgaggtaagctgactacttactctcgtgaagaagcgcctcacagcggcttcggaggtaagccccaacgggcacacgtgccttgggcaccccgcctaagccccaatcacgctccccaatccgccccaggaaggaattatcactcatccaatcgcccaatctactctcccaagcaaccccaactgtttcacccaggtgactacatattcagggacggaaagtag